The segment GTGAGTTTAAAAATCTTAGGGAAGACCGCCTAAAAACGGCTGACCATACAAAAAGTGACTTTGTTTGGCAAGGAAAACTTTATGGTAATATTAACTCTCAAAATCACTGGCTTCAGATTAAGCTAATAGGTCTGCCTAAAAATCCTCAAGCAATAGGTGCTAAAGTAATTATGGTTACTGATCATGGTCAACTCTTGCAGCAGGTTGGAGCAATGGAAAACTCTCGTTACTCCCAAGGGTATTCTCCCTTGCATTTTGGTTTAGGAAAGAACAAAAGGCCTAAGCTTATTAAAATTTTTTGGAATGACGGCAAATTCCAAGAAATTCAACAGCCTGAAGGAGATAAACTATTAATCATTAAACGGGAATCTAACTTGTAAAATTAGAAAATAATTGTTTATGAATATTAACTCAAAAACCCTACAATATTTCTTCTGTATTGGCTGTCAAAAAACTGGCACTACTCTTTTAGCAAGAGTTTTGGATCAACATCCTAAGATTGCCTGTATATGGGAAAGCTATCTACTTCAACCAGATTCAATAAGTTGTATTGCTAACCCAGAGTCATACAATTGGAAGAGACACGGTTTTGCAGAAGAAAATGTACTAAAATGGTATAACATTTTATCTAGTAAACCAGGAATTAAAGATCGTATTCTTCAGTATTTAACAGGACGCAATTATTCAATAATTCGCAAGTTTCGTCAAACAGCATCAAATGTTTTCTCAGACTTTGCTAACCGATGCGGAGCATCAGTCGTTGGAGATAAATGGCCTTGGTATATTGATAATATTGAAATTGTACTAAGAGCATTTCCTAATGCAAAGTTTATCTATAATGTGCGAGATCCTAGAAGTCATTGGAACTCTGCACAGAGGTTTAGAGAAAGAAAATTAGGAGATGCAGTTGTTCATGAAATGTTAAGCAAGGACAAGATAATTTCTCCTTACTTGAATCAGCCTAACTTTATGACTATTCGTTACGAAGATTTGGTAATTAATCCAGCAGATACTTGTAAAAAACTTTATGAATTTTTGGGAGTTAATTTTTCAGAAATGTATCTAACCTATGATCCAATCACTGATCCTTATCCAGACAGATGGAACTGGATTCCTGAAAGCAAAAACACTTTCAATGTCTATCATACTGTTAAGTGGAAACAACAGATGGAAAAACATGATATTGAAAGAATTAACAAATTGGCTCATTGGTTTGTTGAAAAGTATGGATATGAATTATGATTGTAATAATGTCTCATATCCACTTGATAAATTCTTTAGTTAAAACAGTAGCAATTTAAAGTTCAGAAAACCATGAAATGTCTAATCTGCAATCTCACATCACTAAGGTATGTAGGTCAAAATCCATCCTTTAAAAAGGGGAAAATTTATCGATGTAAACAATGTCAATTAGCCATGACACATCCTTTGCCAACAGTTAAAGAATTATTAGAGTTTTATCAGTCTGGCTATTATATAAAAACGATAACTAAAGAGGCAATAGAACAACGCTTGTTGGCTAGTCAGCAAAGAGCTTCGTCTCAATTTGAATTTATACGTCAGTATCTTCCTGAAAATACAACT is part of the Rippkaea orientalis PCC 8801 genome and harbors:
- a CDS encoding sulfotransferase family protein, whose protein sequence is MNINSKTLQYFFCIGCQKTGTTLLARVLDQHPKIACIWESYLLQPDSISCIANPESYNWKRHGFAEENVLKWYNILSSKPGIKDRILQYLTGRNYSIIRKFRQTASNVFSDFANRCGASVVGDKWPWYIDNIEIVLRAFPNAKFIYNVRDPRSHWNSAQRFRERKLGDAVVHEMLSKDKIISPYLNQPNFMTIRYEDLVINPADTCKKLYEFLGVNFSEMYLTYDPITDPYPDRWNWIPESKNTFNVYHTVKWKQQMEKHDIERINKLAHWFVEKYGYEL